A genomic window from Fibrobacterota bacterium includes:
- a CDS encoding class I SAM-dependent methyltransferase, whose translation MYQDGQYLQHNPSWHEQDSPFKASWIFDLLQKWQVTPNSVGEVGCGAAGILRSLAEKLPSSEFDGWDVSPQAIDLANLKPHPRVKLHLADIIEAQPFYDVLLAIDVLEHMENPALFLRNAKSLCSHIAVHLPLDLAVQTVVRPKALVQRRRELGHIHMFTRETALELLRENGWEIIDERYTPSALQLPIPPDARYQFQNHVLRIPRRISFFFAPHLTTRILGGWSILILAKPVNS comes from the coding sequence ATGTACCAAGACGGGCAATACCTCCAGCATAATCCTTCCTGGCATGAGCAAGACTCTCCCTTCAAGGCGTCCTGGATCTTCGATCTGCTTCAAAAATGGCAGGTCACACCAAATTCGGTCGGCGAGGTCGGCTGCGGTGCTGCTGGTATCCTCCGCTCCTTGGCGGAGAAGCTCCCGAGTTCCGAATTTGACGGCTGGGATGTTTCCCCCCAGGCGATTGATCTTGCCAATTTGAAGCCCCATCCACGTGTCAAGCTCCATCTTGCTGACATCATTGAGGCCCAACCGTTCTACGACGTTCTGCTGGCCATCGACGTTCTCGAGCACATGGAAAATCCCGCCCTGTTCCTGCGCAACGCGAAGTCGCTCTGCTCCCACATCGCCGTCCATTTGCCCCTGGATCTTGCCGTTCAGACGGTTGTCCGACCAAAGGCGCTGGTCCAAAGGCGAAGGGAATTGGGACACATCCACATGTTTACACGGGAGACCGCACTGGAGCTCCTACGGGAGAACGGCTGGGAAATCATCGACGAGCGATACACTCCCAGCGCACTGCAGCTTCCCATCCCTCCGGATGCCAGGTATCAATTTCAGAACCATGTGCTCCGCATACCGCGACGCATCAGTTTTTTCTTCGCTCCCCATCTGACCACCAGGATCCTGGGTGGATGGTCCATCTTGATCTTGGCCAAGCCCGTCAATTCTTGA
- a CDS encoding glycosyltransferase, translating into MESDLTNAFSVLIVGYNCTEDIRIMLESMRRFASWSRCEILIAENGDCEIPQMEALARDFGARIEFLPNPGYGVACNVLARKAVNPLILLANPDLCFVEDVLPDFARHLDHPEVGAIGPRMMDADGSEQTSWNEPMGLWWETLEAFGLQMRWRRHLIRKMRSRCPEGPWEVGIATAGCLAMRSELYRSIAGFDEGFFLNGEDLDLCDRIRAAGKKILVDPKLNVVHGNSRIQSRNLSRFIADRLEGKRKYLSRRHHGLSLLVARALWVTMVTIRLTVGFFVLRGTERTRLQGYWGILSKSIRLLFKN; encoded by the coding sequence ATGGAGAGTGACCTCACAAACGCGTTTTCCGTCCTGATCGTCGGATACAATTGCACGGAAGACATCCGCATCATGCTGGAGAGCATGCGGCGGTTCGCGTCTTGGAGCCGCTGCGAAATCCTGATCGCGGAAAATGGAGATTGTGAGATCCCCCAGATGGAAGCTCTGGCCAGGGATTTCGGGGCACGGATAGAATTCTTGCCGAATCCTGGCTACGGCGTAGCCTGCAATGTCCTTGCGAGGAAGGCCGTCAATCCTCTGATATTGCTGGCGAATCCGGATCTGTGCTTCGTCGAGGACGTTCTGCCCGATTTCGCTCGTCACTTGGACCATCCGGAAGTCGGCGCCATCGGGCCACGAATGATGGATGCCGATGGATCGGAGCAGACCAGCTGGAACGAGCCCATGGGTCTGTGGTGGGAGACATTGGAAGCGTTCGGGTTGCAGATGCGGTGGAGGCGCCACCTCATCCGAAAGATGCGAAGCCGGTGTCCAGAGGGGCCATGGGAAGTGGGAATCGCCACGGCAGGCTGCCTTGCGATGCGTAGCGAACTGTATCGCTCCATCGCCGGTTTCGACGAGGGATTCTTCCTCAATGGAGAAGACCTCGATCTGTGCGACAGGATTCGGGCAGCCGGCAAGAAGATCCTTGTGGATCCGAAGCTGAACGTGGTCCACGGGAACTCGCGCATCCAATCTCGGAACCTGTCCAGATTCATCGCTGATCGCCTGGAAGGCAAGCGCAAATATTTGTCCAGACGCCATCATGGCCTGAGCCTCCTGGTGGCCAGAGCGCTATGGGTGACGATGGTAACGATCCGCCTTACGGTTGGATTCTTCGTGCTACGGGGCACGGAGAGGACAAGGCTCCAGGGTTATTGGGGAATCCTCTCCAAATCGATCCGACTTCTTTTCAAGAATTGA
- a CDS encoding class I SAM-dependent methyltransferase, protein MPSWSEADFQLLYGDGYFVPDSPRWGRIRESVNPSARYSRIQSIIKTEKRDLLEVGSGIYAHFCTKLAQEGWKVLAQEPSPDFQNKLKAKGLAVVGTGFLELPEDRTFSLIYADSVFEHVAEPLAYFQKAFRLLEPGGVLYLVFPRERSLLGNLKQILSKARRTHCPFLSAYKPPYHLHGYSPKSVAKFAQASGLELPLVFVGEDWFWLQALERLPPVVGHLAAAMFWLADKLGCGGNLEVGLRKAR, encoded by the coding sequence ATGCCTTCCTGGTCGGAGGCGGATTTCCAGCTACTCTACGGCGATGGATATTTCGTTCCGGACTCGCCGAGGTGGGGGCGGATCCGCGAGAGTGTGAATCCGAGTGCCCGTTACTCGCGCATCCAATCCATCATCAAAACGGAGAAGCGGGACCTTCTCGAGGTCGGATCGGGGATCTACGCCCATTTTTGCACCAAACTCGCGCAAGAAGGCTGGAAAGTCCTGGCCCAGGAGCCGTCGCCGGATTTCCAGAACAAGCTGAAAGCCAAGGGGCTTGCTGTCGTCGGGACAGGTTTCCTGGAGTTGCCGGAAGACCGGACGTTTTCCTTGATCTACGCCGACTCGGTCTTCGAACACGTCGCCGAACCTCTGGCCTATTTCCAGAAGGCCTTCCGATTGCTGGAGCCGGGTGGCGTGCTGTACCTGGTTTTCCCTAGGGAGCGATCGCTGTTGGGGAACCTGAAGCAGATTCTATCAAAGGCTCGTCGGACGCACTGCCCGTTTCTGTCCGCATACAAGCCCCCGTACCATCTGCATGGATATTCACCAAAATCTGTCGCAAAGTTCGCGCAGGCGAGCGGCCTCGAACTGCCGCTCGTGTTCGTGGGTGAAGATTGGTTTTGGCTGCAGGCCTTGGAACGCCTTCCGCCCGTGGTTGGACATCTGGCGGCCGCGATGTTCTGGTTGGCCGACAAGCTCGGATGCGGCGGCAATCTCGAAGTCGGTCTTCGCAAGGCCCGCTGA
- a CDS encoding glycosyltransferase, producing MGGSDHVASSCSTCRIKMTSYPRRIAFVLTAVHEGGLERFTGDLMDSLPREEFEPVLYVLTPNNPWINEFQRRGIEIRIYDASNAVRFRSLPSLLRAFLRLRSDFKKDRVELVHTCDFLPAAIGRLAALFSGVRFRVHTLHSLYEWFPKWAHILNRWLSKYTQVITAVSQSAADSARKLESISEAKLQVVLNGADVERFSFSHESRQRIRHELGVAQDEILVGTVGSLTTRKGQEILVEAMGKLPAMARPWRVVIFGAAYGGPQDNLPTVKAAIVRNGLESRIEIHPPRNDVPALLSAFDVFCMTSRVEGLSLASVEAQLCRCLSVFSDIGPFREVVKDGWNGFLFRSEDPDSLAEVLTRVMGSLDSLEEVRDNARADALERFDKKRMSAAYIGIYRKLLGMGAR from the coding sequence TTGGGCGGTTCGGACCACGTTGCGTCGTCTTGTTCGACTTGTAGGATCAAAATGACGAGTTATCCAAGAAGGATTGCCTTCGTTTTGACCGCAGTGCATGAAGGGGGCTTGGAACGTTTCACCGGGGATTTGATGGATTCACTCCCTCGTGAAGAATTCGAGCCAGTTCTATACGTGCTTACCCCAAACAATCCGTGGATCAACGAGTTTCAGCGCCGGGGCATTGAAATCCGCATCTACGATGCTTCCAACGCGGTTCGGTTCCGGTCGTTGCCGTCGCTGTTGCGTGCGTTTTTGCGGCTAAGAAGTGACTTCAAAAAAGATCGGGTCGAGCTGGTCCACACTTGTGATTTCCTTCCGGCTGCGATCGGTCGCTTGGCAGCTTTGTTTTCCGGCGTCCGGTTCAGAGTGCACACGCTGCACAGCCTTTATGAATGGTTCCCCAAGTGGGCGCACATTCTCAATCGGTGGTTATCCAAATACACGCAAGTGATCACGGCGGTGTCCCAGTCGGCTGCGGATTCGGCGCGGAAACTGGAGTCCATCTCGGAAGCCAAGCTGCAGGTGGTGCTGAACGGAGCGGATGTCGAGCGTTTTTCCTTTTCGCACGAGTCTCGCCAACGGATCCGTCATGAACTCGGGGTCGCGCAAGACGAGATCCTCGTCGGAACCGTTGGTTCGCTGACCACCCGCAAAGGGCAGGAAATTTTGGTGGAGGCCATGGGCAAGCTTCCAGCGATGGCGCGTCCCTGGCGCGTTGTGATCTTCGGGGCGGCATACGGAGGGCCGCAGGACAATCTTCCCACGGTCAAGGCTGCCATCGTCCGCAACGGACTGGAAAGCCGCATCGAGATTCATCCTCCACGCAACGACGTTCCGGCCCTTCTGTCCGCATTTGATGTTTTCTGCATGACATCTCGTGTGGAAGGCTTGTCATTGGCTTCGGTGGAAGCGCAGCTCTGTCGTTGCCTCTCGGTGTTTTCCGACATCGGACCTTTTCGCGAGGTGGTCAAGGACGGCTGGAACGGTTTCCTGTTCCGTTCGGAGGATCCCGATTCCTTGGCCGAGGTGCTGACGCGTGTGATGGGCTCGCTTGATTCGCTCGAGGAAGTCAGAGATAACGCGCGAGCGGACGCATTGGAGCGCTTTGACAAAAAACGGATGTCGGCCGCATACATCGGGATTTATCGGAAACTTCTTGGAATGGGAGCACGTTGA
- a CDS encoding glycosyltransferase family 2 protein, whose amino-acid sequence MMETPLISIVMPVFNSARTLRESVESVKAQTWREWELLLVDDCSSDASRELIAEFVASDVRIRSLLLATNQGAALARNEGVRSASGRYIAFLDSDDLWVPAKLELQMASLQEHSAGLVFSDYEWIDLHGHPLGVVVRAPDRPDWKRLSWGNDIGLSSVLVDRSAIGDPIMLPLRLNHDFALWMEYLRKGAVAVRCPGSLVKYRVISGSLSQNKLESLRTNWQILHHLQGVGVFHTTLRLMAWAVRTTLRRLVRLVGSK is encoded by the coding sequence ATGATGGAAACTCCACTTATTTCCATCGTAATGCCGGTCTTCAACTCCGCTCGGACTCTGAGAGAGTCGGTGGAATCTGTGAAGGCTCAAACTTGGCGCGAGTGGGAATTGCTTTTGGTGGACGATTGTTCGTCTGATGCCTCCAGGGAACTGATTGCGGAGTTTGTTGCATCCGACGTACGGATCCGATCGCTGTTGCTGGCGACCAATCAAGGCGCTGCGCTTGCTCGCAATGAAGGAGTTCGCAGCGCTTCGGGAAGGTATATCGCCTTTCTGGACAGCGACGACCTGTGGGTTCCCGCCAAGCTTGAATTGCAAATGGCATCCTTGCAGGAGCACTCCGCGGGACTGGTCTTTTCGGATTACGAGTGGATCGACCTCCATGGGCATCCGCTCGGGGTCGTCGTTCGGGCACCTGACCGGCCGGATTGGAAGCGTCTTAGCTGGGGGAACGATATCGGCCTTTCCAGCGTCCTCGTGGATAGATCGGCGATCGGCGACCCCATCATGCTTCCGCTGCGCCTCAACCATGATTTTGCGCTTTGGATGGAGTATCTGCGAAAAGGCGCTGTGGCGGTCCGCTGTCCAGGAAGTTTGGTCAAATACAGGGTCATCTCCGGATCTCTCTCACAGAACAAGTTGGAGTCGCTTCGCACCAATTGGCAGATTCTCCATCACCTACAAGGGGTGGGTGTGTTCCATACCACGCTCCGATTGATGGCTTGGGCGGTTCGGACCACGTTGCGTCGTCTTGTTCGACTTGTAGGATCAAAATGA
- a CDS encoding DUF3467 domain-containing protein, producing MVAPVNPEGDNAINIELSEKEAEGIYSNFVLVSHSPHEFVLDFARLLPGVPKAKVGARIITTPSHMVSLIQTLQDNLSRYERAFGPVQRRG from the coding sequence ATGGTCGCTCCAGTGAATCCCGAAGGGGACAATGCCATCAATATCGAGCTTTCCGAAAAGGAAGCCGAAGGGATCTACTCGAACTTTGTGCTGGTCAGCCACAGCCCCCACGAGTTTGTTCTGGATTTTGCCCGCCTCCTTCCAGGGGTGCCAAAGGCCAAGGTCGGAGCCAGGATCATCACCACGCCATCGCACATGGTGTCCTTGATCCAGACACTCCAGGACAACTTGTCGCGCTACGAGAGAGCCTTCGGTCCCGTCCAGCGGCGAGGGTAG
- a CDS encoding chitobiase/beta-hexosaminidase C-terminal domain-containing protein: MSYPSDRNRNRLPLGSSISAIGLFALLVASCQRTTDVVEPSPDDPFAHYAHFRLQDRASLPDSIWYHSQQDSGTTPLSFDTSKETIQVSLFPILHALGRDSLQVQTWRLGVRTGTCSLKEVTYGELSASRVIRTGPDSLAGRLLGLYDSLRVAHAASSSRDTSSMAQREIFRQTIAELVLQGHPATTTFRKFPPVGLDTADITRRTLALVLKSNLSLGQIVKQWTLGMDYQTARAALTSQGLDSLPLNPFRIAQPLRLDTLRLEEPAVGLFGKISARLGIQSLSFSVTNDSGNRTDRFLLADAPSATNQSSLDLAGHPTFAPRANTALGRYTLRLVATDSLGNKAEIATSFWVKGALDHAGPIMDEISPASTLMRPFADSFLVVRVKATDPSGVRSVKVGSIDADRGSDGVWSARIVVPISASSQKVDIVATDSAGNDRTSQILIRRDTPPVPTVPRLHLVKPANKSLVPFDSVSVVVSWSAATDFGKIESVLIGEIAAKNTHDSTWELRVDLPPNGKLADIGVRAQSSVGLISNNFVSIGRKADSAGPIIRWISPAQGHRVGYDVTTLEVTATASDLSGIDSVRIEGKVPDTTKGNWRSTVSLAGPGEISRIHVMAWDHAGNKSDSVLLVSRDPIPKHLGPSYRWINPPEKSGTVVPFDSTGIWIRTVLTDISGIDAASVNIDGVLATRIDDSTWARRVDLAPTGVEAPVTLEAKNSRGIPISDFVRITRLRDSIHPTCGRLANPVGSVVPFDTTSVEIGWTASDNDRIAKAWIQNGQVGASAKGYMSRVPLVVGTQWVAFRAEDPAGNQVLDSILLERRPDTIAPKIQRRAGTQNTIVTFDTTSIEVGWTASDNDRITDGWIQGLTATPSASGFIARVPLTVGTQWVRFRTQDATGNFTTDSVQVQRWTDTTSPRAQALATNRARVVPYDTSSVLAGWTATDNDRIDKVWIHDVLVSATSEGYVRSVPLAQGVQWIRFKAQDPMGNSVQDSFRMERLPMDTAAPVVISDTNSQLRGGSFLVTLSTTTSGARIHYTLDGSEPTETSPEYGVDPRSIHDGDRSLWIDTTVTVKARAFATNRTPGRILTQRYQLALPVAVSGGLGHSLFLLTDGSLWGAGNNARNAFKAGDQGLYLEPVKIADSVVQMSAGRDFSVWVKQDGSLWGIGANDSGSLGDGSNTDRSSPILIRKDVARAQAFNWRHILVLAKDGGLWVSGTNLFGQLGTGRIGFEPSLVQIASEVTQFGGGDAHTYFLKKDGTFWVSGAPWSGRLGFLEEEMVLIPTRSLDNVAWIPERTGNTTFVRKLDGSLVGFGANDWAAMGTGDTQSIVLPRRLVEIERLGAIKNITGHFHTIILTESGEAWGVGYNASQQASSSSLNPVLSPDLVLSGVQDVFSGAHHSFAITQSGCLFGWGNNAAGQLGNGKQSEKTGVTRVRF, encoded by the coding sequence ATGTCTTATCCATCCGATCGCAACCGCAATCGCCTTCCCCTGGGCTCCTCGATCAGTGCGATCGGTTTGTTCGCGCTCCTGGTCGCCTCCTGCCAGCGCACCACGGACGTGGTCGAGCCATCGCCCGATGATCCCTTCGCCCACTACGCCCACTTTCGCCTCCAGGACCGCGCGAGTCTTCCCGACAGCATCTGGTACCACAGCCAGCAAGACTCGGGCACCACGCCCCTTTCATTTGACACCTCCAAAGAAACCATCCAGGTTTCGCTCTTCCCGATTTTGCACGCCTTGGGCAGGGACTCCCTTCAGGTCCAAACTTGGCGCCTGGGAGTGCGCACGGGCACCTGTTCTCTGAAGGAGGTGACGTATGGCGAGCTGTCCGCCTCTCGTGTGATCCGAACCGGACCGGACTCCCTGGCTGGCCGGTTGCTTGGGCTGTACGATTCCCTCAGAGTGGCTCACGCGGCAAGCTCTTCACGGGACACGTCGTCGATGGCTCAACGGGAAATCTTCCGGCAGACCATCGCCGAGCTTGTGCTGCAGGGGCACCCCGCCACGACGACTTTCCGCAAGTTCCCACCAGTGGGCTTGGACACCGCGGACATCACCCGTCGCACCCTGGCGTTGGTGTTGAAATCGAACCTCTCTCTTGGCCAGATCGTGAAGCAATGGACGCTGGGCATGGACTACCAGACCGCGCGAGCCGCCCTGACTTCGCAGGGACTGGATTCCTTGCCTCTCAATCCCTTTCGGATAGCCCAACCTCTCCGACTGGATACGCTCCGACTGGAGGAGCCTGCCGTGGGCCTGTTCGGCAAGATCTCCGCACGCCTGGGAATCCAGTCGTTGTCATTTTCCGTCACAAACGATTCCGGCAACCGTACCGATCGCTTCCTGCTGGCGGATGCCCCTTCGGCAACCAATCAGTCGAGTCTTGATCTTGCCGGACACCCGACCTTCGCGCCCCGCGCCAACACGGCTCTCGGCCGATACACATTGCGATTGGTGGCCACCGACTCGCTGGGAAACAAGGCGGAGATCGCGACTTCGTTCTGGGTGAAAGGGGCGCTCGACCACGCGGGACCCATCATGGACGAGATCAGCCCCGCTTCCACCTTGATGCGTCCGTTCGCGGATTCGTTCCTGGTGGTCCGGGTGAAGGCAACCGATCCCTCCGGCGTTCGCTCCGTGAAGGTCGGGTCGATCGATGCCGATCGAGGATCCGACGGAGTTTGGTCGGCAAGGATCGTGGTTCCCATCTCCGCCAGCAGCCAGAAGGTGGACATCGTGGCCACCGACTCGGCAGGCAACGATCGAACCTCACAGATCCTGATCCGCCGCGACACACCCCCCGTTCCCACCGTACCTCGATTGCACCTGGTCAAGCCCGCCAACAAAAGCCTCGTTCCGTTCGATTCCGTCTCGGTGGTGGTGAGCTGGAGCGCAGCCACTGATTTTGGGAAAATCGAATCGGTTCTGATCGGCGAAATCGCGGCCAAGAACACACACGATTCGACTTGGGAGTTGCGGGTGGATCTACCGCCCAATGGAAAACTCGCCGACATCGGCGTGCGTGCCCAGAGCAGTGTCGGCCTCATCTCCAACAACTTCGTCTCGATCGGCCGGAAAGCCGACAGCGCCGGCCCCATCATCCGCTGGATTTCTCCCGCACAAGGACATCGGGTCGGCTATGACGTGACGACTCTGGAAGTGACAGCGACGGCATCCGATCTTTCCGGCATCGATTCCGTCCGCATCGAAGGCAAGGTGCCGGATACCACCAAGGGGAACTGGAGGTCCACCGTCTCGCTGGCTGGTCCGGGGGAAATTTCCCGAATCCATGTGATGGCGTGGGATCACGCCGGCAACAAGTCAGATTCCGTCTTGCTGGTGTCACGCGACCCGATCCCGAAACATCTCGGACCTTCGTATCGATGGATCAATCCTCCGGAGAAATCGGGCACGGTGGTTCCCTTCGACAGCACGGGCATCTGGATCCGCACCGTGCTCACCGACATTTCCGGCATCGACGCTGCGTCCGTGAACATCGACGGCGTTCTTGCCACCCGGATCGACGACTCCACCTGGGCACGGCGCGTGGACCTCGCTCCCACCGGCGTGGAGGCCCCAGTGACCTTGGAGGCCAAGAACAGCCGCGGGATTCCGATCTCCGACTTCGTGCGGATCACCCGCCTCCGCGACTCCATCCATCCCACATGCGGACGCCTGGCCAATCCCGTGGGCAGTGTGGTGCCGTTCGACACCACCTCGGTGGAGATCGGCTGGACAGCTTCCGACAATGACCGCATTGCGAAAGCCTGGATCCAGAATGGGCAAGTCGGTGCCTCCGCGAAGGGCTACATGTCGCGAGTGCCGCTGGTGGTGGGCACGCAATGGGTGGCCTTTCGCGCCGAAGACCCAGCTGGAAACCAGGTTTTGGACAGCATCCTGCTGGAACGACGTCCGGACACCATCGCTCCGAAAATCCAACGTCGAGCGGGCACGCAGAACACCATCGTGACCTTCGACACGACCTCCATCGAGGTCGGCTGGACAGCTTCTGACAACGATCGCATCACCGACGGTTGGATCCAGGGCCTGACGGCAACTCCCTCCGCCTCAGGATTCATCGCACGAGTCCCGCTGACGGTGGGCACACAGTGGGTTCGCTTCCGCACCCAAGATGCCACCGGAAATTTCACCACCGACAGCGTCCAAGTCCAACGCTGGACCGACACCACCTCGCCTCGCGCCCAGGCGCTTGCGACCAACCGAGCGCGCGTGGTCCCCTACGACACATCCTCCGTCCTGGCGGGCTGGACCGCCACGGACAACGACCGGATCGACAAGGTGTGGATCCACGACGTGCTGGTTTCGGCAACCTCCGAGGGATATGTCCGTTCGGTTCCTCTGGCTCAGGGAGTGCAGTGGATCCGCTTCAAGGCCCAGGACCCGATGGGCAACAGCGTGCAGGATAGTTTCCGGATGGAACGCCTTCCCATGGACACCGCCGCACCGGTCGTGATTTCCGACACGAACAGCCAACTGCGCGGCGGTTCGTTTCTGGTCACCCTGAGCACCACCACCTCGGGGGCTCGCATCCACTACACCCTGGACGGCAGCGAACCCACGGAAACTTCGCCGGAATACGGGGTGGATCCCAGGAGCATCCACGACGGCGACCGGAGCCTGTGGATCGATACCACCGTGACCGTCAAGGCTCGCGCCTTCGCCACCAACCGGACCCCTGGACGGATTCTGACGCAACGATACCAACTCGCCTTGCCGGTGGCGGTGAGCGGCGGCCTGGGGCACAGCCTATTTCTGCTCACCGATGGATCGCTCTGGGGGGCGGGCAACAATGCGCGGAATGCCTTCAAAGCTGGTGACCAAGGCCTTTACCTGGAGCCGGTGAAGATAGCCGACAGCGTGGTGCAGATGTCGGCGGGCAGGGACTTCTCGGTTTGGGTCAAGCAGGATGGCAGCCTTTGGGGGATCGGCGCCAACGATTCCGGCAGTCTCGGGGATGGAAGCAACACAGATCGTTCCTCACCCATTCTGATCCGCAAGGATGTCGCGCGGGCGCAGGCCTTCAATTGGCGACACATCCTGGTGCTGGCCAAGGATGGAGGCCTTTGGGTTTCCGGCACCAACCTGTTCGGGCAACTCGGCACCGGCAGAATCGGGTTCGAACCCTCGCTGGTGCAGATCGCCTCGGAGGTGACCCAGTTTGGCGGCGGCGACGCGCATACGTATTTCCTGAAAAAGGATGGAACGTTTTGGGTGTCTGGAGCACCGTGGAGTGGTCGACTCGGATTCCTGGAGGAAGAAATGGTATTGATTCCGACACGCTCCTTGGACAACGTCGCTTGGATTCCAGAGCGAACCGGTAACACCACTTTCGTTCGCAAGTTGGATGGCTCCCTGGTTGGCTTTGGAGCCAATGACTGGGCGGCCATGGGCACTGGAGACACCCAAAGTATCGTGCTGCCGCGTCGCCTGGTAGAGATCGAAAGACTCGGGGCGATCAAGAACATCACCGGCCATTTCCATACCATCATATTGACAGAATCCGGCGAGGCCTGGGGCGTTGGCTACAATGCAAGCCAGCAAGCAAGCTCCTCTTCCCTCAACCCTGTACTGTCACCTGATTTGGTTCTTTCCGGGGTGCAAGATGTTTTCTCCGGCGCGCACCACTCCTTCGCCATCACCCAATCAGGCTGCTTGTTCGGATGGGGAAACAATGCAGCAGGGCAATTGGGGAACGGGAAGCAGAGCGAGAAGACGGGAGTGACGAGGGTGAGGTTCTAG
- a CDS encoding PD-(D/E)XK nuclease domain-containing protein codes for MARFFNTTGPCFPEDHYFLPPQSRLRKSHLERYIRDQMYWVLGGLRQTGKTTFLQTWMREINDSGEAVACYVSVERCQGIPEVEKSLPAICEAIRHYAKDFEVPVPPMPQGSSHTSILTDAIKCWAELCAPKPLVILFDEVDTLEGPAMISFLRQLRGGFASRGIGKFPVSVALVGMRDLRDYLTHSKDGDPVNPGSPFNIKQDSATLANFSHEDIVALLGQHTTESGQAFLPEAVEAIWYWTQGQPYLVNKLADVCVEEITHRDIHMPITADMILEAKEILIQARTTHLDALAERLKQPQVKRVVQTIMTGDVDPDMGPDSEGVQLCQDLGLIQWTSARGFEIANPIYREVLPRSLNSGYQANIPAPEFQWKNADGTLDMDALLREFQSFWQEHSDVWEVKADYTEAFPHLLLMAFLQRILNGGGRITREYAAGRGRMDLLVEYAKAKHIIEIKLVRASKGRAKTLEEALTQVSRYRATVGGPDTPTYIALFDRTPAGRKLSWEERLTWEVVQTPGGQVAVVGA; via the coding sequence ATGGCGCGTTTCTTCAACACCACCGGCCCTTGCTTCCCGGAAGACCACTACTTCCTGCCGCCGCAGTCGCGGTTGCGGAAATCGCACCTGGAGCGCTACATCCGCGATCAGATGTACTGGGTGTTGGGAGGGCTTCGCCAGACCGGCAAGACCACCTTCCTGCAAACCTGGATGCGCGAAATCAATGACTCCGGCGAGGCCGTCGCCTGCTATGTGAGCGTGGAGCGCTGCCAGGGGATCCCGGAAGTGGAAAAATCCCTCCCGGCCATTTGCGAAGCCATCCGTCATTACGCGAAGGATTTCGAGGTCCCCGTTCCGCCGATGCCGCAGGGCTCCAGCCACACCAGCATCCTGACAGACGCGATCAAATGCTGGGCCGAACTCTGCGCTCCCAAGCCGCTGGTGATCCTGTTCGACGAAGTGGACACCCTCGAAGGCCCCGCCATGATCTCCTTTTTGCGCCAGTTGCGCGGAGGGTTCGCGAGCCGAGGCATCGGCAAATTCCCCGTCAGTGTGGCGCTGGTGGGGATGCGCGACTTGCGCGATTACCTGACCCACAGCAAAGACGGCGATCCAGTCAATCCGGGATCACCGTTCAATATCAAGCAAGATTCCGCCACCCTGGCCAACTTCTCGCACGAGGATATCGTGGCGCTGCTGGGACAGCACACGACAGAATCTGGCCAGGCGTTCCTTCCGGAAGCGGTGGAGGCCATCTGGTACTGGACCCAGGGGCAGCCTTACCTGGTCAACAAGCTGGCGGACGTGTGCGTGGAAGAAATCACGCATCGCGACATCCATATGCCCATCACCGCCGACATGATTCTGGAGGCCAAGGAAATCCTGATCCAGGCCCGCACCACGCACCTGGATGCATTGGCTGAACGCCTCAAGCAACCGCAGGTCAAGAGGGTGGTCCAGACCATCATGACCGGCGACGTGGACCCGGACATGGGGCCCGATTCCGAGGGAGTCCAACTCTGCCAAGATCTGGGGTTGATCCAATGGACTTCGGCGCGCGGATTTGAAATCGCCAATCCCATCTACCGCGAAGTGTTGCCGCGTTCCTTGAACTCCGGTTACCAAGCCAACATCCCCGCCCCCGAATTCCAATGGAAGAACGCGGACGGCACCCTGGACATGGATGCGCTGTTGCGGGAATTCCAATCCTTTTGGCAGGAACACTCCGACGTTTGGGAGGTCAAGGCCGATTACACCGAAGCCTTCCCGCACCTGCTTCTGATGGCGTTTCTGCAACGGATCCTCAACGGTGGCGGGCGCATCACCCGCGAATATGCCGCAGGCCGCGGCCGCATGGACCTGCTGGTGGAATACGCCAAAGCCAAGCACATCATCGAGATCAAGCTGGTGCGCGCATCCAAAGGTAGGGCCAAAACCCTGGAAGAAGCCCTCACGCAGGTCTCGCGCTACCGCGCCACGGTGGGCGGACCTGACACCCCCACCTACATCGCCCTGTTCGATCGCACCCCTGCTGGACGTAAATTGTCGTGGGAAGAGCGCTTGACCTGGGAGGTCGTCCAAACGCCGGGCGGCCAGGTCGCGGTGGTGGGGGCCTAG